The Candidatus Kryptoniota bacterium DNA segment CGCTCATGGCTGCAAAGAAAATAATGATCCACAGAATTCCGGCGGATAATCCCGGTGAAATACTTTCACCGGCAGTAGAAAACAGTATGATAGAAAGCGTAACGACGACGAACATAATGAGCGAATTAAGCGCATATCGGGTTCGCAACTCACTATGGAGATCTTTGGTAAAGACTGCAGCGGCACCTCTCATGGAATCCAAGATAATTTTACTGCGAATTATCTTCAAGGAAGCGAGTGCCGACACAATTTAGAGTACCTCGTTGCGCATGACCTGATTCAGCGTCTAATTGTGAATCCCAAAACTAAATGCGCTTGGTGATTAGAGATGAGAATTCGTCATGTTCGTCGAGCCGCCATCTCGGGCTTCAAAAGCGCTCTTTCGTTGGAACGGGATCACTCGGGAACTGGTTACACCCATGATGTAATACAGTCACAGACTTCAGGTATTTCTTGTAGACCTCGCCGCGAAGTATTAAATTTACACGTTTCGGAGAGGTGCGAGAGTGGTTTCCCGAAGGTCCGAAGGACTCCTTTGGAGGACTCCTTCGGAGGAATCGGCCGGACTCGATCTCGAGAAAAGAGCTTGTGGGACGGTGAAGAATGATGTGCGACAAATTCTGTGAAATGATGAGGGAGTTGTGTTTTCTACATATATTCTCCAAAGCCTGAGAGATTCAAGCTATTATTATGGACAGTGCAAAGATATTGAAAGACGACTTAAAGAACACAATAGCGGCAGATCTCAGTACACGAAGGGTCATGTGCCGTATGTTCTACTATATTTTGAGGAGTTCGAGACGAGGAAGGAGGCAGCAGCAAGAGAGAGATTCTTCAAGTCGATAGATGGCTACATATGGCTGAAGCATAAAGGGATCACGAAATAGAAGATTGGAGAGGTGCGAGAGTGGTTGAATCGGCCGGTCTCGAAAACCGGAATGCCCTTCGGGGTATCGAGGGTTCGAATCCCTCCCTCTCCGCGGCTCTTTTTGGCGAAGGTTTTTCCGGAGAGGTGCAGGAGTGGCTTAACTGGCACGCCTGGAGAGCGTGAGTGCAGGCAACTGTACCGTGGGTTCGAATCCCACCCTCTCCGCATAGTTTTCATCTCGGTCTGAGGGGTTAGCCGGTAGTAATTTTGTAAATGTGCTCGCCTTGCAATAATGGACTGGAACTCAAAATAAGTCGTTTTTACCGTCATGAGGGTGAGACAACCGCAATTCTTGATTTTTACTTTGGACGGGAATATCTTCCATCAGGCTGACAAGACATGAGCACAGACGAATTCGATTACACATTCGACGACGAGTACGACGAATTTGAGAAGCGCAATATCAACGAGGAGATAAAGCGGCTTCGAAGGGAAGAGCCGAATTTCTCGAGCATTGCAGCGCTCGAAGAAATAGTCGACTATTTCATGAGTCAGGAAAAATATGAAGACGCTCTCTTCTTCGCAAACAAGCTCATCGATGTCATGCCGGCAAGCGCGGAGAACTGGTTCAGACGCGGCGAGATCAGTGAGGCTCTCGGCAAGTTCGACGATGCGCTCCATGATTAT contains these protein-coding regions:
- a CDS encoding GIY-YIG nuclease family protein yields the protein MFSTYILQSLRDSSYYYGQCKDIERRLKEHNSGRSQYTKGHVPYVLLYFEEFETRKEAAARERFFKSIDGYIWLKHKGITK